A part of Streptomyces sp. NBC_01451 genomic DNA contains:
- a CDS encoding IucA/IucC family protein has protein sequence MNLADATAHLSPERWEQANRLLIRKALAEFAHERLLTPEPERGDGGDHADAGYVVLGDDGLTRYRFAATRHALDHWQVDAESITRHRGGAELPLNALDFFIELRKSLGLSDEVLPVYLEEISSTLAGTCYKLTKPRIPVAELAEGDFQAIETGMTEGHPCFVANNGRLGFGVHEYLAYAPETASPVRLVWLAAHRSRAAFTAGVGIEYEDFLRAELGQETVVRFRTKLSDRGLDPTEYLFIPVHPWQWWNKLTVTFAAEIAQQHLVCLGEGDDEYLAQQSIRTFFNRSAPEKHYVKTALSVLNMGFMRGLSAAYMEATPAINDWLAQLIDNDPVLKSTGLSIIRERAAVGYRHLEYEAATDRYSPYRKMLAALWRESPVSSLDDGESLATMASLVHVDHEGRSFAAALVEQSGLPPKEWLRGYLGAYFTPLLHSFYAYDLVYMPHGENVILVLRDGAVQRAIYKDIAEEIAVLDPDAVLPPTVERLRVDVPEDKKLLSVFTDVFDCFFRFLAANLATEGVLAEDDFWRTVAEVTRAYQEANPQLADKFRQYDMFAPEFALSCLNRLQLRNNKQMVDLADPAGALQLIGTLRNPVSGF, from the coding sequence ATGAACCTCGCCGACGCCACCGCCCACCTCTCCCCCGAGCGCTGGGAACAGGCCAACCGCCTCCTGATCCGCAAAGCCCTGGCCGAGTTCGCGCACGAACGGCTGCTGACCCCCGAACCCGAAAGGGGCGACGGCGGTGACCACGCCGACGCCGGTTACGTCGTACTCGGTGACGACGGCCTGACCCGCTACCGCTTCGCCGCCACCCGCCACGCCCTCGACCACTGGCAGGTCGACGCCGAGTCCATCACCCGGCATCGCGGCGGGGCCGAACTCCCGCTCAACGCGCTCGACTTCTTCATCGAGCTGCGGAAGTCGCTCGGCCTGAGCGACGAGGTCCTGCCCGTCTACCTGGAGGAGATCTCCTCCACCCTCGCCGGCACCTGCTACAAGCTCACCAAGCCGCGGATCCCCGTCGCCGAGCTCGCCGAAGGCGACTTCCAGGCGATCGAGACCGGGATGACCGAGGGCCACCCCTGCTTCGTCGCCAACAACGGGCGGCTCGGCTTCGGCGTGCACGAGTACCTCGCGTACGCGCCCGAGACGGCGAGCCCGGTCCGGCTGGTGTGGCTGGCCGCGCACCGCTCGCGCGCCGCGTTCACGGCGGGCGTCGGCATCGAGTACGAGGATTTCCTGCGTGCGGAGTTGGGGCAGGAGACGGTCGTCCGCTTCCGTACAAAACTGTCCGACCGGGGCCTCGACCCCACCGAGTACCTCTTCATCCCGGTGCACCCCTGGCAGTGGTGGAACAAGCTCACCGTCACCTTCGCCGCCGAGATCGCCCAACAGCACCTGGTCTGCCTGGGCGAGGGCGACGACGAGTACCTCGCCCAGCAGTCCATCCGGACCTTCTTCAACCGGTCCGCCCCCGAGAAGCACTACGTCAAGACCGCTCTCTCGGTCCTCAACATGGGCTTCATGCGCGGGCTTTCGGCCGCCTACATGGAGGCGACCCCGGCCATCAACGACTGGCTGGCCCAACTCATCGACAACGACCCGGTGTTGAAGTCGACGGGCCTGTCGATCATCCGGGAGCGCGCGGCCGTCGGCTACCGCCACCTGGAGTACGAGGCCGCCACCGACCGCTACTCCCCGTACCGCAAGATGCTGGCCGCGCTCTGGCGCGAGAGCCCGGTGTCGTCCCTCGACGACGGCGAGTCGCTGGCCACCATGGCGTCGCTCGTCCACGTCGACCACGAGGGCCGCTCCTTCGCCGCAGCCCTCGTCGAGCAGTCGGGCCTGCCCCCGAAGGAGTGGCTGCGCGGCTACCTGGGCGCCTACTTCACCCCGCTCCTGCACAGCTTCTACGCCTACGACCTGGTCTACATGCCGCACGGCGAGAACGTCATCCTCGTCCTGCGGGACGGCGCGGTCCAGCGCGCGATCTACAAGGACATCGCCGAGGAGATCGCCGTCCTGGACCCGGACGCGGTACTGCCGCCGACGGTCGAGCGGCTGCGCGTGGACGTGCCGGAGGACAAGAAGCTCCTGTCCGTCTTCACGGACGTCTTCGACTGCTTCTTCCGCTTCCTCGCCGCCAACCTCGCCACCGAAGGCGTCCTGGCCGAGGACGACTTCTGGCGGACGGTCGCCGAGGTCACCCGCGCCTACCAGGAGGCGAACCCCCAACTGGCCGACAAATTCCGCCAGTACGACATGTTCGCCCCCGAGTTCGCCCTGTCCTGCCTCAACCGGCTGCAACTGCGTAACAACAAGCAGATGGTGGATCTGGCGGATCCGGCGGGCGCCCTCCAGCTGATCGGCACCCTGAGGAATCCCGTCTCAGGGTTCTGA
- a CDS encoding GNAT family N-acetyltransferase codes for MTFTFRPLDPLQDAELLHSWLTHPKAAFWMMQDARLEDVERAYMEVAADEHQHALLGLQDGVPVFLLERYDPVHRELVGLYEPQPGDVGMHFLVPATDTPVSGFTRSVITAVMAHLFEDPRTARVVVEPDVGNKAVHTLNEAVGFVPEREIQKPEKKALLSFCTREQFEKAMKSMQAMSV; via the coding sequence ATGACCTTCACCTTCCGGCCGCTCGACCCCCTCCAGGACGCCGAGTTGCTGCACAGCTGGCTCACGCACCCCAAGGCGGCCTTCTGGATGATGCAGGACGCCCGCCTCGAAGACGTCGAGCGTGCCTACATGGAGGTCGCCGCCGACGAGCACCAGCACGCCCTCCTCGGTCTCCAGGACGGCGTGCCCGTCTTCCTGCTGGAGCGGTACGACCCGGTCCACCGCGAACTGGTCGGCCTGTACGAGCCGCAGCCCGGTGACGTCGGCATGCACTTCCTGGTGCCGGCGACCGACACACCCGTGTCCGGGTTCACCAGGTCCGTCATCACGGCCGTGATGGCCCACCTCTTCGAGGACCCGCGCACCGCCCGCGTCGTCGTCGAGCCGGACGTCGGCAACAAGGCAGTGCACACCCTGAACGAAGCCGTCGGGTTCGTGCCCGAGCGAGAGATACAGAAGCCGGAGAAGAAGGCGTTGCTGAGTTTCTGCACCCGTGAGCAGTTCGAGAAGGCGATGAAGTCGATGCAGGCGATGTCCGTATGA
- a CDS encoding lysine N(6)-hydroxylase/L-ornithine N(5)-oxygenase family protein has product MNRNEAVNRTGAVNKTYDFIGIGLGPFNLGLACLTEPIDELDGVFLESKPDFEWHSGMFLDGAHLQTPFMSDLVTLADPTSRYSFLNYLKESGRLYSFYIRENFYPLRVEYDDYCRWAANRLRSVRFDTTVTEVTYECEDELYAVRTAAGELYRARKLVLGTGTPPYIPEACADLGGDFIHNSQYMRHKRELQAKESITLVGSGQSAAEIYHDLLSEIDVHGYRLNWVTRSPRFFPLEYTKLTLEMTSPEYIDYFRALPERTRYRLTQEQKGLFKGIDGELINEIFDLLYRKNLGGPVPTRLLTNSALNTVTYEAGSGTYTLGLRQEEQEKAYTLDTQGLILATGYKYAEPEFLKPVRDRLRYDTQGNFDIARNYAIDTTGRGVFLQNAGVHTHSVTSPDLGMGAYRNSFIIGELLGSEYYPVEKTIAFQEFAV; this is encoded by the coding sequence ATGAACAGGAACGAAGCAGTGAACAGGACCGGAGCAGTGAACAAGACCTACGACTTCATCGGGATCGGTCTCGGCCCCTTCAACCTCGGCCTCGCCTGCCTCACCGAGCCGATCGACGAACTCGACGGCGTCTTCCTGGAGTCGAAGCCCGACTTCGAGTGGCACTCGGGGATGTTCCTCGACGGCGCCCATCTCCAGACGCCGTTCATGTCGGACCTCGTCACCCTCGCCGACCCGACCTCCCGGTACTCCTTCCTCAACTACCTCAAGGAATCGGGGCGGTTGTACTCGTTCTACATCCGCGAGAACTTCTACCCGCTGCGCGTCGAGTACGACGACTACTGCCGCTGGGCCGCGAACAGACTGCGCAGCGTCCGCTTCGACACCACGGTCACCGAGGTGACCTACGAGTGCGAGGACGAGCTGTACGCCGTCCGCACGGCCGCCGGTGAGCTCTACCGGGCGCGGAAGCTGGTCCTCGGTACCGGCACTCCCCCGTACATCCCGGAGGCGTGCGCGGACCTGGGCGGCGACTTCATCCACAACTCCCAGTACATGCGGCACAAGCGGGAGTTGCAGGCGAAGGAGTCGATCACGCTGGTCGGCAGCGGTCAGTCCGCCGCCGAGATCTACCACGACCTCCTCAGCGAGATCGACGTCCACGGCTACCGGCTCAACTGGGTGACGCGCTCGCCGCGCTTCTTCCCCCTCGAATACACCAAGCTGACGCTGGAGATGACCTCCCCGGAGTACATCGACTACTTCCGCGCGCTGCCCGAGCGGACCCGCTACCGCCTCACGCAGGAGCAGAAGGGCCTTTTCAAGGGCATCGACGGCGAACTGATCAACGAGATCTTCGACCTGCTCTACCGGAAGAACCTCGGCGGCCCGGTCCCGACCCGGCTGCTCACCAACTCCGCGCTGAACACGGTGACCTACGAGGCCGGGAGCGGGACGTACACGCTCGGGCTGCGTCAGGAGGAGCAGGAGAAGGCGTACACCCTGGACACCCAGGGCCTGATCCTCGCCACCGGCTACAAGTACGCCGAGCCGGAGTTCCTCAAGCCCGTCCGCGACCGGCTGCGCTACGACACCCAGGGCAACTTCGACATCGCCCGCAACTACGCGATCGACACGACCGGACGCGGGGTCTTCCTCCAGAACGCCGGCGTCCACACCCACTCGGTCACCTCGCCCGACCTGGGCATGGGCGCGTACCGCAACAGCTTCATCATCGGCGAGCTGCTCGGCAGCGAGTACTACCCGGTCGAGAAGACCATCGCCTTCCAGGAGTTCGCCGTATGA
- the desA gene encoding lysine decarboxylase DesA — protein MRSHLLNDTTAERYRRSVTEGVERVAAKLATTDRPFTGVTVDALAPRIDRIDLDRPLLDEAAALDELEEVYLRDAVYFHHPRYLAHLNCPVVIPAVLGEAILSAVNSSLDTWDQSAGGTLIERKLIDWTNERIGLGPAADGVFTSGGSQSNLQALLLAREEAKSESAADLRIFASEVSHFSVKKSAKLLGLGPDSVVSIPVDHDKRMQTVALARELERCERDGLVPMAVVATAGTTDFGSIDPLPEIAELCAQYGTWLHVDAAYGCGLLASVKRRDLLSGIERADSVTVDYHKSFFQPVSSSALLVRDAATLRHATYHAEYLNPRRMVLERIPNQVDKSLQTTRRFDALKLWMTLRVMGADGIGELFDEVCDLAQEGWELLAADPRYDVVVEPSLSTLVFRYIPAAVTDPAEIDRANLYARKALFASGAAAVAGTKVGGRHYLKFTLLNPETTTDDITAVLDLIAGHAERYLGESADHLAAVTTVASVAS, from the coding sequence ATGCGCTCGCACCTGCTCAATGACACGACCGCGGAGCGGTACCGCCGCTCCGTGACCGAAGGAGTCGAGCGGGTGGCGGCCAAACTCGCCACCACGGACCGTCCGTTCACCGGCGTCACGGTCGACGCCCTCGCTCCCCGCATCGACCGGATCGACCTGGACCGGCCCCTCCTCGACGAGGCCGCCGCCCTCGACGAGCTCGAAGAGGTCTATCTGCGCGACGCGGTCTACTTCCACCACCCGCGCTACCTCGCCCACCTCAACTGCCCGGTCGTCATACCCGCGGTGCTCGGCGAGGCTATCCTCTCCGCCGTCAACTCCTCCCTCGACACCTGGGACCAGTCGGCCGGCGGCACCCTCATCGAGCGCAAGCTGATCGACTGGACCAACGAGCGCATCGGCCTCGGCCCCGCCGCCGACGGCGTCTTCACCAGCGGTGGCAGCCAGTCCAACCTCCAGGCGCTGCTGCTCGCCCGGGAGGAGGCCAAGAGCGAGTCCGCCGCCGACCTGCGTATCTTCGCCTCCGAGGTCAGCCACTTCAGCGTGAAGAAGTCCGCGAAGCTCCTCGGGCTGGGCCCCGACTCGGTCGTCTCCATCCCCGTCGACCACGACAAGCGGATGCAGACCGTCGCCCTCGCGCGCGAGCTGGAGCGCTGCGAGCGCGACGGGCTGGTGCCCATGGCAGTCGTCGCCACCGCGGGCACCACCGACTTCGGCTCCATCGACCCGCTGCCCGAGATCGCCGAACTCTGCGCCCAGTACGGCACTTGGCTGCACGTGGACGCCGCCTACGGCTGCGGACTGCTCGCCTCGGTCAAGCGCCGCGACCTCCTCAGCGGCATCGAACGCGCCGACTCGGTCACCGTCGACTACCACAAGTCCTTTTTCCAGCCGGTGAGTTCGAGCGCCCTGCTGGTCCGGGACGCGGCCACGCTCCGCCACGCCACCTATCACGCGGAGTACCTCAACCCGCGCCGCATGGTGCTGGAGCGCATCCCCAACCAGGTCGACAAGTCCCTCCAGACGACCCGCCGCTTCGACGCGCTCAAGCTGTGGATGACCCTGCGCGTGATGGGCGCCGACGGCATCGGCGAACTCTTCGACGAGGTCTGCGACCTGGCCCAGGAGGGCTGGGAGCTCCTCGCCGCCGACCCGCGCTACGACGTCGTGGTCGAACCCTCCCTCTCCACCCTCGTCTTCCGCTACATCCCCGCCGCCGTCACCGACCCCGCGGAGATCGACCGCGCCAACCTGTACGCCCGCAAGGCCCTGTTCGCCTCCGGGGCTGCCGCGGTCGCGGGGACGAAGGTCGGCGGACGCCACTACCTCAAGTTCACCCTGCTCAACCCCGAGACCACGACGGACGACATCACCGCCGTACTCGACCTGATCGCCGGCCATGCCGAGCGGTACCTGGGAGAGTCCGCCGACCACCTCGCCGCCGTCACCACCGTCGCCTCCGTCGCTTCCTGA
- a CDS encoding siderophore-interacting protein, producing the protein MPTATDAAPFRFFALHVVRTARPGPSLVRVTFAGDDLVAFRSDGRDQSLSLFLPHPGQEAPAVPVELGDGWWQGWRELPDDVRAVMRSYTLRALRADAHGRTTEIDIDFVLHGVEPGAVAPAGPASRWASRAGAGDRVLLLGPAIADNRAIRFRPPTGTDLVVIWADETAVPAASAILEQLPSGTRAQVWLEAGHAGDIQDLATDADAEITWLVRGTGTAANTGAHTALDAIRDTQLPAAERPYAWIAGESSAVKQLRRHLVGERGIDRRAVTFVGYWRRGLSEEQLREQSE; encoded by the coding sequence ATGCCGACCGCCACCGACGCCGCCCCCTTCCGGTTCTTCGCCCTCCATGTCGTGCGGACCGCGCGGCCCGGGCCCTCTCTCGTCCGGGTCACCTTCGCCGGGGACGACCTGGTCGCCTTCCGCTCCGACGGGCGCGACCAGAGCCTCTCCCTCTTTCTCCCCCACCCGGGGCAGGAAGCCCCGGCCGTGCCCGTCGAGCTGGGTGACGGATGGTGGCAGGGGTGGCGTGAACTCCCGGACGACGTACGGGCGGTGATGCGCTCGTACACCCTTCGCGCCCTGCGCGCCGACGCCCACGGCCGTACGACGGAGATCGACATCGACTTCGTTCTGCACGGCGTCGAACCCGGTGCCGTCGCCCCCGCCGGGCCGGCCTCCCGCTGGGCTTCCCGGGCCGGCGCCGGTGACCGTGTCCTGCTGCTCGGACCGGCGATCGCGGACAACCGTGCGATCCGCTTCCGCCCGCCGACCGGCACCGACCTCGTCGTCATCTGGGCCGACGAGACCGCCGTACCGGCCGCCTCCGCGATCCTCGAACAGCTCCCCTCCGGCACCAGGGCCCAGGTCTGGCTGGAGGCCGGGCACGCCGGGGACATCCAGGATCTGGCGACCGACGCCGATGCCGAGATCACCTGGCTCGTACGCGGCACAGGCACAGCCGCAAACACCGGGGCACACACGGCCCTCGACGCCATCCGGGACACCCAACTCCCCGCCGCCGAGCGGCCGTACGCCTGGATCGCGGGCGAGTCGTCCGCCGTGAAGCAGCTGCGCCGGCATCTCGTGGGTGAGCGCGGGATCGACCGTCGGGCCGTCACGTTTGTCGGCTACTGGCGGCGCGGGCTCAGCGAGGAGCAGCTGCGCGAGCAGTCCGAATGA
- a CDS encoding ABC transporter substrate-binding protein: protein MFNARATHLSRRGMLAAGGALGLGAVLAACGDDDAKSGGSGADASNAAATPAAGPWTFKDDRGETAKADKVPSDIVAFTGVAAALHDYGVEVKGVFGPTTTKDGKADVQAGDLDVTKVTVLGNEWGQFNIEKYAALAPDLLVSTMFDSAGTLWYVPEESKEKILAVGAPTVGISVFDIQLDQPLQRMLELAKTLGADITSAKVTAAKKAFEDAAARLRAATKAKPNIKVLVGSASQDIFYVSGSNLSVDLEYFKALGVNFVEPSADALKASGGWYENLSWENVDKYKADVIMMDNRTSAIQPGDITEATWKQLPAVKAGQVIARNPEPILSYDKCVPLLTSLAEAIESAKKVG from the coding sequence ATGTTCAACGCCCGTGCCACCCACCTCTCCCGCCGCGGCATGCTCGCCGCAGGCGGCGCCCTCGGCCTCGGGGCCGTCCTCGCCGCCTGTGGGGACGACGACGCGAAAAGCGGTGGCTCGGGCGCGGACGCGTCGAATGCCGCCGCCACTCCCGCCGCCGGTCCCTGGACGTTCAAGGACGACCGCGGCGAGACGGCCAAGGCCGACAAGGTGCCCTCCGACATCGTCGCCTTCACCGGCGTCGCCGCCGCGCTCCACGACTACGGCGTCGAGGTCAAGGGCGTCTTCGGCCCGACCACCACCAAGGACGGCAAGGCCGACGTCCAGGCCGGTGACCTGGACGTCACCAAGGTGACCGTCCTCGGCAACGAGTGGGGCCAGTTCAACATCGAGAAGTACGCGGCCCTCGCCCCCGACCTCCTCGTCTCCACGATGTTCGACAGCGCCGGCACCCTCTGGTACGTCCCGGAGGAGTCCAAGGAGAAGATCCTCGCCGTCGGCGCCCCGACCGTCGGCATCTCCGTGTTCGACATCCAGCTGGACCAGCCGCTGCAGCGCATGCTGGAGCTGGCCAAGACCCTCGGCGCGGACATCACCTCCGCCAAGGTGACCGCCGCGAAGAAGGCCTTCGAGGACGCCGCCGCCCGACTGCGCGCGGCCACCAAGGCCAAGCCGAACATCAAGGTGCTGGTCGGTTCCGCGAGCCAGGACATCTTCTACGTCTCCGGCTCCAACCTCTCCGTCGACCTGGAGTACTTCAAGGCCCTCGGCGTGAACTTCGTCGAGCCCTCCGCCGATGCCCTGAAGGCGAGCGGCGGCTGGTACGAGAACCTGAGCTGGGAGAACGTCGACAAGTACAAGGCCGACGTGATCATGATGGACAACCGTACGTCGGCGATCCAGCCCGGCGACATCACCGAGGCGACCTGGAAGCAGCTGCCCGCGGTGAAGGCGGGGCAGGTGATCGCGCGCAATCCCGAGCCGATCCTGTCGTACGACAAGTGCGTGCCGCTTCTCACGAGCCTCGCGGAGGCGATCGAGAGCGCGAAGAAGGTCGGTTGA
- a CDS encoding SCO4225 family membrane protein: MNGNRRPRTLLTLATDNWLSRGYLAAVVAATGFFLVDTFFVSHADASMSGVVPWLLTAPLSLLYMLLPEGTLNGTGDGVFLALYLVGIAAAALANAAFMGYALRQIRPASGGAAAGV, encoded by the coding sequence ATGAACGGCAACCGCCGCCCCCGCACCCTGCTCACCCTGGCCACCGACAACTGGCTCTCCCGGGGTTACCTGGCCGCGGTCGTCGCCGCGACGGGCTTCTTCCTCGTCGACACCTTCTTCGTCTCCCATGCCGACGCCTCCATGTCGGGCGTGGTCCCGTGGCTGCTGACCGCCCCGCTGAGCCTCCTCTACATGCTTCTCCCGGAGGGCACCCTGAACGGCACGGGTGACGGAGTGTTCCTGGCCCTCTACCTCGTGGGCATCGCGGCGGCGGCTCTGGCCAACGCGGCGTTCATGGGTTACGCGCTGCGGCAGATCCGGCCGGCTTCGGGGGGTGCGGCTGCTGGGGTGTGA